A genomic stretch from Nocardia wallacei includes:
- a CDS encoding carboxymuconolactone decarboxylase family protein, which produces MADNTAETREQRFDRGLEILTRIDGEAGQRVIDALSDISPELGHQIVAWGFGEIYQRPALPPRDRQLVTLGILTALGGAEPQLEVHINAALNVGLTPEQITEAFLHAAGYCGFPRALNATFVAKKVFGERGLLPVSGPEADA; this is translated from the coding sequence ATGGCCGACAACACCGCCGAAACCCGGGAGCAGCGCTTCGATCGCGGGCTGGAGATCCTGACCCGCATCGACGGCGAGGCCGGGCAGCGCGTGATCGACGCGCTGTCCGACATATCCCCCGAACTCGGGCACCAGATCGTGGCGTGGGGATTCGGCGAGATCTACCAGCGCCCGGCGCTGCCGCCGCGGGACCGCCAGCTCGTCACGCTCGGCATCCTCACCGCGCTCGGCGGCGCGGAACCGCAGCTCGAGGTGCACATCAACGCCGCACTCAATGTCGGCCTGACACCCGAGCAGATCACCGAGGCGTTCCTGCACGCCGCCGGCTACTGCGGCTTCCCGCGCGCGCTCAACGCCACCTTCGTCGCCAAGAAGGTGTTCGGCGAGCGCGGGCTGCTGCCGGTCTCCGGCCCGGAGGCCGACGCCTAG
- a CDS encoding alpha/beta fold hydrolase produces the protein MSSNPSPDPSSVRYDGPWAHKDVHANGIRFHVVEAESPRQVAAADPRLVVLLHGFGDFWWSWRHQLTALAECGYRVVAVDLRGYGDSDKPPRGYDGWTLAGDVAGLIRALGHSEATLAGHAEGGLVCWATAVLHPRLVRSIALVGSPHPVALKQAVLRDRRQRSAWLPNFLRYQPPRYGERLLTMNDGYEVERLLRQRAGARWAGTAEFVDTARRMRQAIRISGAAHCALEYQRWAFRSQWRPDGARFMAAMREPVRVPVLSLHGGSDRYILDSTLRREHRLAPDRRVVEIPGAGHYAHQENPDAVTAELAKLLG, from the coding sequence GTGTCGTCTAACCCGAGCCCGGATCCGTCCAGCGTCCGCTACGACGGACCGTGGGCCCACAAGGACGTGCATGCCAACGGCATTCGGTTCCACGTCGTCGAGGCGGAGTCGCCGCGGCAGGTCGCCGCGGCGGATCCGCGACTCGTGGTGCTGTTGCACGGCTTCGGCGACTTCTGGTGGTCGTGGCGGCATCAGCTGACCGCGCTGGCCGAGTGCGGCTACCGGGTGGTCGCGGTCGATCTGCGCGGTTACGGCGATTCCGACAAACCGCCGCGCGGTTATGACGGCTGGACGCTGGCCGGTGACGTGGCCGGGCTGATCCGGGCGCTCGGGCACAGCGAGGCGACGCTGGCCGGGCACGCCGAGGGTGGTCTGGTGTGCTGGGCGACGGCGGTGTTGCATCCCCGGCTGGTGCGTTCCATCGCACTGGTCGGTTCGCCGCATCCGGTCGCGTTGAAGCAGGCCGTGCTGCGCGACCGGCGGCAGCGCTCGGCGTGGCTGCCGAACTTCCTGCGCTATCAGCCGCCGCGCTACGGCGAGCGGCTGCTGACGATGAACGACGGCTACGAGGTGGAACGGCTGCTGCGGCAGCGGGCGGGCGCGCGCTGGGCGGGCACCGCGGAATTCGTCGACACCGCCCGCCGGATGCGGCAGGCGATCCGCATCTCCGGCGCCGCGCACTGTGCGCTGGAGTATCAGCGCTGGGCCTTCCGCAGCCAATGGCGCCCGGACGGCGCGCGTTTCATGGCGGCCATGCGGGAACCGGTCCGGGTGCCGGTGCTGTCGCTGCACGGCGGGTCCGACCGGTACATCCTCGATTCCACGCTGCGCCGCGAACACCGGCTCGCCCCCGATCGCCGGGTGGTCGAGATTCCCGGCGCGGGGCACTACGCGCACCAGGAGAACCCCGACGCGGTCACGGCGGAGCTGGCGAAACTCCTGGGCTGA
- a CDS encoding phage holin family protein has product MSFTNGGNGNDGGRNRSITAIPLSEVDTTKNASIGDLVRDAAEQMSTLVRAEVALAKAEVTGEIRKGLQGSVYFIVALTILLFSSFFFFFFLAELLDVWLYRWASFLIVFALMVVAVALFGFLGYRKVRKLRAPEKTIESLKETRTVLPQGLGSHAERPALEGAASTDRSAR; this is encoded by the coding sequence TTGAGCTTCACAAACGGCGGTAACGGTAACGACGGGGGCCGCAACCGGAGCATCACCGCTATTCCGCTGTCCGAGGTCGATACGACGAAGAATGCCAGCATCGGCGATCTGGTACGCGATGCCGCGGAACAGATGTCGACGCTGGTCCGCGCCGAGGTGGCGCTGGCCAAGGCCGAGGTGACCGGCGAGATTCGCAAGGGCCTGCAGGGCAGCGTGTATTTCATTGTGGCGCTGACCATCCTGCTGTTCTCCTCGTTCTTCTTTTTCTTCTTCCTGGCCGAACTGCTCGATGTCTGGCTGTATCGGTGGGCGTCGTTCCTGATCGTGTTCGCGCTGATGGTCGTCGCGGTCGCGCTGTTCGGTTTCCTCGGTTATCGGAAGGTGCGCAAATTGCGAGCGCCGGAGAAGACCATCGAGTCGCTCAAGGAGACCCGCACGGTGCTGCCGCAGGGCCTGGGCTCGCACGCCGAGCGCCCGGCGCTCGAGGGCGCCGCCTCGACCGATCGGTCGGCCAGGTAG